In Ensifer canadensis, a genomic segment contains:
- a CDS encoding putative bifunctional diguanylate cyclase/phosphodiesterase — protein MMLRTFLPKPEQRFAAAGTALGALFPAIWLTTETLFTDGSFTHWNFSGALAAGVMPFVAGASFYRWSYSRRLERELRAARRAERRLRNEVHRDRLTELENRSALEADVLRALRSDGTAFERRPLLLIDLDRFKAVNDTMGHDAGDRLLSGIGTRLRRAFSGEATVYRLGGDEFVLLGPGSPSDAEVAALAGRVKALFDAPFDLSDGQVASGCSIGVTFLEPGDLSTGSVLKRADLALYEAKEMRGNSHVIYAPHLARAAEMRAEAERDLARAVAQREFFLEYMPIAGAASGAIRGFEALLRWLHPVRGVIDMEAFVEPLEQGALALSVGNWALRQACRQAASWPSPVGLTVAPLALQLRDRDFLGHIKACLDEAGLAPGRLTIEVAEASSTGDMGLISENLHGLRALGVRIALSGGAAASLPLNLVGELKPDQLTVDLPAIRRSHGSERSVALLACLVKTGQVLRLPMAVRGIARESEMDCARTAGAVEAWGPWISPALPARDLSALLRDRDGEDARRLA, from the coding sequence ATGATGTTAAGAACGTTTCTGCCGAAGCCCGAGCAGCGATTTGCAGCTGCCGGCACGGCACTGGGGGCACTGTTTCCAGCGATCTGGCTGACCACGGAAACGTTGTTCACGGATGGATCCTTTACACATTGGAATTTTTCCGGAGCACTTGCGGCGGGCGTCATGCCCTTCGTCGCCGGTGCCTCTTTCTACCGCTGGTCCTATTCACGACGGCTGGAGCGCGAGTTGCGCGCCGCGCGCCGCGCCGAGCGGCGGCTGCGCAACGAGGTTCACCGCGACCGGTTGACCGAGCTTGAAAACCGCTCGGCGCTGGAGGCCGATGTGCTTCGCGCGCTTCGCTCCGATGGCACGGCATTCGAGCGCAGGCCGCTGCTGCTCATCGACCTCGACCGGTTCAAGGCGGTCAACGACACGATGGGCCATGATGCCGGTGACCGGTTGCTGAGCGGCATCGGCACTCGGCTGCGGCGGGCGTTTTCCGGCGAGGCGACGGTCTATCGGCTCGGTGGCGACGAATTCGTGCTGCTTGGTCCGGGTTCTCCGTCGGATGCCGAGGTCGCGGCGCTTGCCGGCCGGGTGAAGGCGCTGTTCGACGCGCCGTTCGATCTTTCGGACGGCCAAGTGGCATCCGGCTGCAGCATCGGCGTTACGTTCCTGGAACCAGGCGACCTGTCGACCGGCTCCGTGTTGAAGCGGGCGGACCTGGCGCTCTACGAAGCCAAGGAAATGCGCGGTAACAGCCATGTCATCTACGCGCCGCACCTTGCGCGAGCCGCGGAAATGCGCGCCGAGGCCGAGCGCGACCTTGCCCGCGCGGTCGCCCAGCGGGAATTCTTTCTGGAATACATGCCGATCGCCGGTGCAGCGAGCGGCGCCATCCGCGGCTTCGAAGCATTGCTGCGCTGGCTGCACCCGGTCCGCGGCGTCATCGACATGGAGGCTTTTGTTGAGCCGCTCGAACAGGGAGCACTGGCACTCTCGGTCGGCAACTGGGCCCTTCGGCAGGCCTGCAGGCAGGCGGCGAGCTGGCCATCGCCGGTCGGCCTGACGGTGGCACCCCTCGCGCTGCAACTGCGGGATCGCGATTTCCTCGGCCATATCAAGGCGTGCCTGGACGAGGCGGGACTGGCGCCCGGCCGGCTGACGATCGAGGTGGCAGAAGCGTCCTCGACCGGCGATATGGGGCTGATCAGTGAAAATCTGCACGGTCTGCGTGCGCTCGGCGTGCGCATCGCGCTGAGCGGTGGCGCTGCTGCCTCGCTGCCGCTCAACCTTGTCGGGGAGCTTAAGCCGGACCAACTGACTGTGGATTTGCCGGCGATCCGCAGGTCGCATGGCAGCGAGCGCAGCGTCGCGCTGCTCGCCTGCCTCGTCAAGACAGGGCAGGTGCTGCGGCTGCCGATGGCGGTGCGCGGCATCGCCAGGGAAAGCGAAATGGACTGCGCCCGCACCGCAGGCGCTGTAGAAGCCTGGGGGCCATGGATATCCCCGGCATTGCCCGCGCGCGACCTCTCAGCCCTGTTGCGCGATAGGGACGGCGAAGACGCCCGTCGGCTCGCATAA